In Ectothiorhodospiraceae bacterium 2226, a single window of DNA contains:
- a CDS encoding metallophosphoesterase family protein gives MRVCIVSDSHDRRHLLEAAVADARERGAEAVLHCGDVVAPTTLRDLRRQGLPVHVIHGNNVGDQYHMARLAHDPESLIHYHGQDAGITLAGRRIFLVHYPHYAQALATTGDWDLVCCGHDHRANVERVATVKGGQTWLVNPGTVGGVGAPPTYVMGDLAQMRFEVCAVPQSERAAAEALS, from the coding sequence ATGCGCGTTTGTATCGTTTCGGACAGCCACGACCGCCGTCACCTGCTGGAGGCCGCCGTCGCCGACGCGCGCGAGCGCGGCGCGGAGGCGGTGCTGCATTGCGGTGACGTCGTCGCACCCACCACGCTGCGCGACCTGCGTCGCCAAGGCCTGCCGGTGCACGTCATTCACGGCAACAACGTCGGCGACCAGTATCACATGGCGCGCCTTGCGCACGACCCGGAGAGCCTGATCCATTACCACGGCCAAGATGCCGGCATCACGCTGGCGGGGCGGCGCATATTCCTGGTGCACTACCCGCACTACGCCCAAGCCCTGGCCACCACCGGCGACTGGGATCTGGTGTGCTGCGGTCACGACCACCGCGCCAATGTAGAGCGGGTCGCGACCGTGAAAGGCGGTCAGACGTGGCTGGTGAACCCCGGCACCGTAGGCGGGGTCGGCGCACCACCGACCTACGTCATGGGGGATCTTGCGCAGATGCGCTTCGAGGTATGTGCGGTGCCGCAGTCCGAACGCGCCGCGGCGGAGGCCTTGAGCTAG
- the moaD gene encoding molybdopterin converting factor subunit 1 — MAITVKYFASMRERIGRAEDALDTDGLHTVGEVWARVAPTEALPGNVLMAVNQEYADPSHPVRDGDEVAFFPPVTGG; from the coding sequence ATGGCCATTACGGTCAAGTACTTTGCGAGCATGCGGGAGCGCATCGGGCGCGCGGAAGACGCGCTCGACACGGATGGCTTGCATACCGTCGGCGAGGTGTGGGCGCGGGTGGCGCCGACCGAGGCGCTGCCGGGCAACGTGCTTATGGCGGTCAACCAGGAATACGCGGATCCGAGCCATCCGGTGCGTGACGGTGACGAGGTCGCGTTTTTTCCGCCAGTGACCGGAGGCTGA
- the ppa gene encoding inorganic diphosphatase encodes MNLDRVTPGSAVPDEVNVIIEIPAHSDPVKYEVDKETGAMFVDRFLNTAMYYPCNYGYVPNTLSDDGDPVDVLVVTPHPLISGSVIRVRPIGMLKMTDEAGFDAKVIAVPNEKLCKLYSHAQSPKDLSAVLVQQIEHFFAHYKDLEPNKWVKIEGWTDAEAARQEILDSIQRYNDAPEKPHF; translated from the coding sequence ATGAATCTGGACAGAGTCACCCCGGGCAGCGCGGTTCCCGATGAAGTCAATGTGATCATCGAGATCCCGGCCCACAGCGACCCGGTGAAGTACGAGGTAGACAAGGAAACCGGCGCCATGTTCGTGGACCGCTTCTTGAACACCGCCATGTACTACCCGTGCAACTACGGTTACGTGCCCAACACCCTGTCCGACGATGGCGATCCGGTCGATGTGCTGGTGGTCACGCCCCATCCACTGATCAGCGGCTCCGTCATTCGCGTGCGTCCGATCGGCATGCTCAAGATGACCGATGAGGCCGGCTTCGACGCGAAAGTGATCGCGGTGCCCAACGAAAAGCTGTGCAAGCTGTACAGCCACGCCCAATCGCCCAAGGATCTGTCGGCGGTGCTGGTGCAGCAGATCGAGCACTTCTTCGCCCACTACAAGGACCTGGAGCCGAACAAGTGGGTCAAGATCGAAGGCTGGACCGACGCCGAGGCGGCTCGCCAGGAGATCTTGGACAGCATCCAGCGCTATAACGACGCGCCGGAGAAACCGCACTTCTGA
- the moaC gene encoding cyclic pyranopterin monophosphate synthase MoaC: MSELTHFNQSGEAHMVDVGAKDVTHRIAIAEGSIHMQPETLRLITEGGHKKGDVLGIARVAGIMASKKTADLIPLCHPLALTHVEIDLTPRGDTPAIDCRVRVETAGQTGVEMEALTAVQVTLLTIYDMCKAVDRGMTITDVRLVEKAGGKSGHWRREGY, from the coding sequence ATGAGCGAGCTGACGCATTTCAACCAGTCCGGCGAGGCCCATATGGTCGACGTCGGGGCCAAGGACGTCACCCACCGCATCGCGATCGCCGAGGGCAGCATCCACATGCAGCCCGAGACGCTGCGCCTCATCACCGAGGGCGGTCACAAGAAAGGGGATGTGCTCGGTATCGCGCGGGTGGCGGGGATCATGGCCAGCAAGAAGACCGCCGACCTCATTCCGCTGTGCCATCCCCTCGCCCTCACCCACGTGGAGATCGACCTCACGCCGCGGGGTGATACACCGGCGATCGACTGCCGCGTGCGCGTGGAGACGGCGGGCCAGACCGGCGTGGAAATGGAAGCGCTCACTGCGGTGCAGGTGACGCTGCTCACCATTTACGACATGTGCAAGGCGGTCGACCGCGGCATGACCATCACCGACGTGCGCCTGGTCGAGAAGGCGGGCGGCAAGTCGGGGCATTGGCGCCGCGAGGGCTATTAG
- a CDS encoding TraR/DksA C4-type zinc finger protein, with the protein MASIKPSQLNDFKDRLTQRHGELVEAIHEELQRSEDKERFLELAGGVHDPGEESVADLLVDLNLTITEGHVRDLAEIEDALRRIDQGSYGICIDCGIDIGVDRLDAYPSAARCIDCQAKRERLYAHEQKPTL; encoded by the coding sequence ATGGCCAGCATCAAGCCCAGCCAGCTCAATGATTTCAAGGACCGTTTGACGCAGCGGCACGGCGAGCTGGTTGAGGCGATTCATGAGGAGCTGCAGCGCTCGGAAGACAAGGAACGCTTCCTGGAGCTTGCCGGCGGTGTGCACGATCCCGGCGAGGAGTCGGTGGCGGACCTGCTGGTCGACCTCAACCTGACCATTACCGAAGGTCATGTGCGGGACCTGGCCGAAATCGAGGATGCGCTGCGCCGCATCGACCAGGGTAGTTACGGCATCTGCATCGACTGCGGGATCGATATAGGCGTCGACCGCCTCGATGCCTATCCGAGCGCCGCGCGCTGCATCGACTGCCAGGCTAAGCGCGAGCGTTTGTACGCCCATGAGCAGAAGCCGACGCTGTGA
- the thiC gene encoding phosphomethylpyrimidine synthase ThiC: MSAIPEDVNKKVKLGRAAVQPFPASRKIYVEGSRPDIRVPMREVSLSDTPAGFGSEKNPAVTLYDTSGPYSDPAVEIDLRKGLPAVRAAWIEERGDTELLDAPSSEYGRARAADPKLAELRFEHIRTPRRAKPGANVTQMHYARRGIVTPEMEYIAIRENLRLELAREQGLLNQHPGQNFGASIPAVITPEFVRDEVARGRAIIPANINHPEIEPMIIGRNFLVKINGNLGNSAVSSSIEEEVDKMTWGIRWGADTIMDLSTGKNIHETREWIIRNSPVPIGTVPIYQALEKVNGKAEELTWEMFRDTLIEQAEQGVDYFTIHAGVRLAYVPLTAKRLTGIVSRGGSIMAKWCLAHHQENFLYTHFEEICEIMKAYDVSFSLGDGLRPGCIADANDAAQFGELETLGELTKIAWKHDVQTMIEGPGHVPMHLIKENMDKQLAECDEAPFYTLGPLTTDIAPGYDHITSAIGAAMIGWFGTAMLCYVTPKEHLGLPNKDDVKEGIIAYKIAAHAADLAKGHPGAQIRDNALSKARFEFRWEDQFNLGLDPDRAREYHDETLPKDSAKVAHFCSMCGPHFCSMKITQDVRDYAANKGLADVKIAVETGMKEKAAEFRAQGAEVYKKV; the protein is encoded by the coding sequence ATGAGCGCGATCCCCGAGGACGTCAACAAGAAGGTCAAGCTGGGCCGCGCGGCGGTGCAGCCCTTTCCGGCCTCGCGCAAGATCTACGTGGAGGGTTCCCGGCCGGACATCCGCGTGCCCATGCGCGAGGTGAGCCTGAGCGACACCCCGGCCGGCTTCGGCAGCGAGAAGAATCCTGCCGTCACGCTGTACGACACCTCGGGACCGTACAGCGATCCCGCGGTGGAGATCGACCTGCGCAAGGGCCTGCCGGCGGTGCGCGCGGCGTGGATCGAGGAGCGCGGCGACACCGAACTGCTCGACGCGCCGAGTTCCGAGTACGGCCGTGCGCGTGCCGCCGATCCCAAGCTTGCCGAGTTGCGCTTCGAGCACATCCGTACGCCTCGGCGCGCCAAACCCGGCGCCAACGTCACCCAGATGCACTACGCGCGGCGCGGCATCGTCACGCCCGAGATGGAGTACATCGCCATCCGCGAGAACCTGCGCCTGGAACTCGCGCGTGAGCAGGGGCTGCTGAACCAGCACCCCGGCCAGAATTTCGGCGCCAGCATCCCGGCCGTCATCACGCCCGAGTTCGTGCGCGATGAGGTGGCGCGCGGGCGCGCCATCATTCCCGCCAACATCAATCATCCGGAAATCGAGCCCATGATCATCGGGCGTAACTTCCTGGTGAAGATCAACGGCAACCTCGGTAATTCCGCGGTGAGCTCCTCCATCGAGGAGGAAGTGGACAAGATGACCTGGGGTATCCGCTGGGGCGCGGACACCATCATGGACCTGTCCACCGGCAAGAACATCCACGAGACGCGTGAGTGGATCATCCGCAACAGCCCGGTGCCGATCGGCACCGTGCCGATCTATCAGGCGCTCGAGAAGGTCAACGGCAAGGCCGAGGAGCTGACCTGGGAGATGTTTCGCGACACGCTCATCGAGCAGGCCGAGCAGGGCGTGGACTACTTCACGATTCACGCCGGTGTGCGCTTGGCCTACGTGCCGCTCACCGCCAAGCGCCTCACCGGCATCGTCTCGCGCGGCGGTTCCATCATGGCCAAGTGGTGCCTTGCGCATCACCAGGAGAATTTCCTCTACACGCACTTCGAGGAAATCTGCGAGATCATGAAGGCCTACGACGTGTCCTTCTCGCTGGGCGACGGACTGCGCCCCGGCTGCATCGCCGACGCCAACGACGCGGCACAGTTCGGCGAACTCGAGACCCTCGGCGAGCTGACCAAGATCGCCTGGAAGCATGACGTGCAGACCATGATCGAGGGCCCGGGTCACGTGCCCATGCACCTCATCAAGGAGAACATGGACAAGCAGCTCGCCGAGTGCGACGAGGCGCCGTTCTACACCCTCGGCCCGCTGACCACCGACATCGCGCCCGGCTACGACCACATCACCTCCGCGATCGGTGCGGCCATGATCGGTTGGTTCGGTACGGCAATGCTCTGTTACGTCACGCCCAAGGAACACCTCGGCCTGCCCAACAAGGACGACGTGAAGGAGGGCATCATCGCCTACAAGATCGCCGCCCATGCGGCGGACCTCGCCAAGGGTCACCCCGGCGCGCAGATCCGCGACAACGCGCTGTCCAAGGCGCGTTTCGAGTTCCGCTGGGAGGACCAGTTCAACTTGGGGCTTGATCCCGACCGCGCGCGCGAGTACCACGACGAGACCCTGCCCAAGGACTCGGCCAAGGTGGCGCACTTCTGCTCCATGTGCGGCCCGCATTTCTGTTCCATGAAGATCACGCAGGACGTGCGTGACTACGCCGCCAACAAGGGGCTCGCGGACGTGAAGATCGCGGTCGAGACCGGCATGAAGGAGAAGGCCGCGGAGTTCCGCGCGCAGGGCGCCGAGGTCTATAAGAAGGTCTGA
- a CDS encoding phosphatidylserine/phosphatidylglycerophosphate/cardiolipin synthase family protein, whose product MPEPRPRGAQRRRARTELRRLRFAWRGGNHFELLNGGGAFYPRMLGDIAQASRYVLLEMYLVESGAVLQRFLDTLISASERGVQVFMLLDAFGSMGMSRADRLRIEAAGIRLAYYNPLKFAHFRRNLLRNHRKLLLVDGAVAYTGGAGLTDAFAPTDGAAPWHEVMVRTEGPVAADWRHLFGLTWARYAQWPLRLTASAAAPHADGARGRVTFSHRRHNRDLVRALLNQTRTAKERIWIATAYFLPSWKMRRAWRRAARNGVDVRLLLPGPNTDHPPVRYAGQRFYSGLLRAGVRIYEYQPACLHAKIALCDDWCSIGSSNMDRWNTRWNLEANQEVRSAAFAAEIRSWFTESFRVSVEYRDENWRGRSHYERLLQWFWGRMDLWLDRATQARGLLRGRRRRREP is encoded by the coding sequence ATGCCTGAGCCGCGCCCGCGCGGCGCGCAACGCCGCCGCGCACGCACCGAACTGCGGCGCCTTCGCTTTGCGTGGCGAGGCGGCAACCACTTCGAGCTGCTCAACGGCGGCGGTGCGTTCTATCCCCGCATGCTGGGCGATATCGCGCAGGCAAGCCGTTACGTCTTGCTCGAGATGTACCTTGTCGAGTCCGGCGCCGTCTTGCAGCGCTTCCTCGACACCCTGATCAGTGCATCGGAACGCGGCGTGCAGGTCTTCATGCTGCTGGACGCCTTTGGCAGCATGGGAATGTCCCGCGCGGACCGCTTGCGCATCGAGGCAGCGGGCATTCGCCTCGCCTATTACAACCCACTCAAGTTCGCCCACTTTCGGCGCAACCTGCTACGCAATCACCGCAAGCTGTTGCTGGTCGACGGCGCGGTGGCCTATACCGGCGGCGCTGGACTCACCGATGCCTTCGCGCCCACCGATGGCGCGGCGCCGTGGCACGAGGTGATGGTGCGCACGGAAGGCCCCGTCGCCGCCGATTGGCGGCACCTGTTCGGCCTCACCTGGGCGCGTTATGCGCAATGGCCGCTGCGCCTGACGGCATCGGCCGCCGCGCCCCACGCGGATGGCGCGCGGGGACGGGTGACCTTCAGCCACCGGCGGCACAACCGCGACTTGGTGCGCGCGCTACTCAACCAGACCCGCACCGCGAAGGAGCGCATTTGGATCGCCACAGCGTACTTCCTACCGTCTTGGAAAATGCGTCGCGCGTGGCGCCGCGCGGCGCGCAACGGCGTGGACGTACGCCTGCTGCTTCCCGGCCCCAACACCGACCACCCGCCCGTGCGCTATGCCGGTCAGCGCTTCTACAGCGGCTTACTGCGGGCCGGTGTGCGCATCTACGAGTATCAGCCCGCTTGTCTGCACGCCAAGATCGCCTTATGCGATGACTGGTGTTCCATCGGCTCCAGCAACATGGACCGCTGGAACACGCGCTGGAATCTGGAGGCGAATCAGGAAGTCCGCAGCGCGGCGTTCGCTGCCGAGATACGAAGCTGGTTTACGGAAAGTTTCAGGGTTTCGGTGGAGTACCGCGACGAGAACTGGCGCGGGCGCTCGCACTACGAGCGCCTGCTCCAGTGGTTCTGGGGCCGGATGGACCTGTGGCTCGATCGCGCCACGCAGGCCCGCGGCCTCTTGCGTGGCCGACGCCGCCGACGGGAACCGTGA
- the rnd gene encoding ribonuclease D produces MSLQDAPTDTFLYVDTPDALRALCDRLAAQPWIGVDTEFLREKTYYAQLCLIQVSTGDVGACVDPLAVDIAPLLEVLYRADIVKVMHAARQDLEILSQTRSAPPPNIFDTQLAATVLGYGDQIGYAGLVEAVLNVRLDKAHTRTDWSQRPLAEEQLQYAADDVRYLGPLYERLERELVRRGRRNWLDEEFAALSDPALYAWSEETAWQKVSGAQALRGRQLALLNALTVWRERKAMTLDRPRRWVAADPVLIDIARRAPHDAAALARIRGVEGALLNDAPAVLAVLAEAARLPRDDWPAASARVRLAVHEEALVDALMATVRTVAAREGISAAALTSRRELERLVQGDDDVAVLHGWRQAVCGTALQGVLKGELTLRVQAGRLQLLDA; encoded by the coding sequence GATCGGGGTGGATACCGAGTTTCTGCGCGAGAAGACTTATTACGCGCAGCTATGTCTGATCCAGGTTAGCACGGGGGATGTGGGCGCGTGCGTGGACCCGCTGGCGGTGGACATCGCTCCGCTGCTGGAGGTGCTGTATCGCGCCGACATCGTGAAGGTCATGCACGCCGCGCGCCAGGACCTGGAGATTCTGAGCCAGACCCGCAGCGCCCCGCCGCCCAACATCTTCGATACACAGCTGGCGGCCACCGTACTGGGCTATGGCGATCAGATCGGCTACGCCGGCCTTGTCGAGGCGGTGCTGAACGTGCGCCTCGACAAGGCGCACACGCGCACCGACTGGAGCCAGCGGCCGCTCGCCGAGGAGCAATTGCAATACGCGGCGGACGACGTGCGCTACCTGGGGCCGTTGTATGAGCGCCTGGAGAGGGAACTGGTGCGACGCGGCCGTAGGAATTGGCTGGACGAGGAGTTCGCGGCCCTCAGCGACCCGGCGCTGTACGCCTGGAGCGAGGAAACGGCTTGGCAGAAGGTATCCGGGGCCCAGGCCCTGCGCGGGCGCCAGTTGGCACTGCTGAACGCGCTCACCGTGTGGCGCGAGCGCAAGGCCATGACGCTCGATCGCCCGCGGCGCTGGGTGGCGGCCGATCCCGTGCTGATCGACATCGCGCGCCGCGCGCCGCACGATGCCGCGGCGCTCGCGCGCATCCGCGGCGTCGAGGGTGCGCTGCTGAACGACGCGCCCGCGGTACTCGCGGTGCTCGCCGAGGCCGCCCGCCTGCCGCGCGATGACTGGCCGGCGGCGTCGGCGCGCGTGCGCTTGGCGGTGCACGAAGAGGCCCTGGTGGATGCCCTGATGGCCACGGTGCGCACCGTGGCCGCGCGCGAGGGCATCAGTGCGGCGGCGCTGACCTCGCGACGCGAACTCGAACGCTTGGTGCAGGGCGATGACGATGTCGCCGTCCTACACGGCTGGCGCCAGGCGGTGTGCGGTACCGCCCTGCAAGGCGTGCTGAAGGGCGAGTTGACCCTGCGCGTTCAAGCCGGGCGCCTCCAACTCCTCGATGCCTGA
- a CDS encoding DUF3301 domain-containing protein, with translation MSTAYWWLLACAGAVAWWVSAMRLHERAGYFGARACDRHRVQLLDQTVHLRKLGLARDDAGRMRVRRYYAFEFTTTGADRRGGVIVMLGPRLEYVHLELPEGAVLGVEEEG, from the coding sequence ATGAGCACCGCCTACTGGTGGCTACTGGCCTGCGCCGGTGCGGTGGCGTGGTGGGTGAGCGCCATGCGCCTGCACGAGCGCGCCGGTTATTTCGGTGCCCGCGCCTGCGACCGCCATCGCGTCCAACTCCTCGATCAAACCGTGCACCTGCGTAAGCTGGGGCTGGCGCGCGACGACGCGGGGCGGATGCGCGTGCGGCGCTACTACGCCTTCGAGTTCACCACCACCGGTGCTGACCGGCGCGGTGGCGTCATCGTGATGCTCGGTCCTCGGCTCGAGTACGTGCATCTCGAGTTGCCGGAGGGCGCGGTGCTGGGCGTGGAGGAGGAGGGGTAG
- a CDS encoding molybdenum cofactor biosynthesis protein MoaE, protein MPVAIHETPFDPWQAVAAHQAAAIPTGKYGATAVFVGTMRDFNEGDAVQAMRLEHYPGMTEKHLEAMCAAARERWPLLDTLILHRVGEIRPQDPIVLVAVWSAHRAAAFEASRFLMEELKSRAPFWKKESTGGGERWVEKNTPGY, encoded by the coding sequence ATGCCCGTCGCCATCCACGAAACACCGTTCGATCCCTGGCAGGCCGTGGCCGCGCACCAAGCCGCCGCGATACCCACCGGCAAGTACGGCGCAACGGCGGTGTTCGTCGGCACGATGCGCGACTTCAACGAAGGCGATGCGGTGCAGGCCATGCGGCTCGAGCACTATCCCGGCATGACCGAGAAGCATCTGGAGGCGATGTGCGCCGCCGCGCGCGAGCGCTGGCCTCTACTCGACACCCTCATCCTGCACCGGGTGGGCGAGATTCGTCCGCAGGACCCCATCGTGCTGGTGGCTGTCTGGTCGGCCCATCGCGCCGCGGCGTTCGAGGCCTCGCGCTTTCTCATGGAGGAGCTCAAGTCGCGGGCTCCCTTCTGGAAGAAGGAGTCCACCGGGGGCGGCGAGCGTTGGGTGGAGAAGAACACCCCCGGTTATTAA
- a CDS encoding 6-phosphofructokinase produces MSKKNAFYAQSGGVTAVINASACGVIETARQHKDRIGKVYAGRNGIIGALTEDLIDTSKETAKSIAGLRYTPSGAFGSARYKLKGLEENRAEYERLIEVFKAHNIGYFFYNGGGDSADTCLKVSQIGDAMGYPIQAVHVPKTVDNDLPITDNCPGFGSVAKYVAVSIREAGFDVASMAKTSTKIFVMEVMGRHAGWIAAAGGLAAQAEGDAPHLILFPEIEFDEGKFLKRVDETVKRHGYCAIVVSEGVRNKEGKFLAEAGTRDAFGHAQLGGVAPVVAQLIKDQLGYKYHWAVADYLQRAARHIASKTDVDQAYAVGKAAVELALKGQNSVMPTIVRKSDKPYRWTIGTAPLSKVANVEKFMPRDYITRDGFHITDKCRTYLAPLIKGEDYPPYKDGLPQYVTLKNVAVPKKLAGEFKLR; encoded by the coding sequence ATGAGCAAAAAAAACGCGTTCTACGCCCAATCCGGTGGCGTAACCGCGGTGATCAATGCGAGTGCCTGCGGCGTGATCGAGACGGCGCGGCAGCACAAGGACCGCATCGGCAAGGTGTACGCGGGCCGTAACGGCATTATCGGCGCCCTTACCGAGGACTTGATCGACACCAGCAAAGAGACCGCCAAGTCCATCGCCGGGCTGCGCTACACACCGTCTGGGGCGTTCGGCTCGGCGCGGTACAAGCTCAAGGGCCTGGAGGAGAATCGGGCGGAGTACGAGCGCCTGATCGAGGTCTTCAAGGCACACAACATCGGCTATTTCTTCTACAACGGCGGCGGCGACTCGGCCGACACCTGCCTCAAGGTCTCGCAGATCGGCGATGCCATGGGCTACCCGATCCAGGCGGTGCACGTCCCCAAGACCGTGGACAATGACCTGCCCATCACCGACAACTGCCCGGGCTTTGGCTCGGTGGCCAAGTATGTCGCCGTGTCCATTCGCGAGGCGGGTTTCGACGTCGCCTCCATGGCCAAGACCTCCACCAAGATCTTCGTGATGGAGGTCATGGGCCGACACGCCGGCTGGATCGCCGCGGCCGGCGGCCTGGCCGCCCAAGCGGAGGGCGACGCGCCGCACCTCATCCTGTTCCCCGAGATCGAATTCGACGAGGGCAAGTTCCTGAAGCGGGTGGATGAGACCGTGAAGCGCCACGGCTACTGCGCCATCGTGGTGTCCGAGGGCGTGCGCAACAAAGAGGGCAAGTTCCTCGCCGAGGCAGGTACCCGCGACGCCTTCGGTCACGCCCAGCTCGGCGGCGTGGCCCCGGTGGTGGCGCAGCTCATCAAGGACCAGTTGGGATACAAATATCACTGGGCCGTGGCCGACTACCTGCAGCGCGCCGCGCGCCATATTGCCTCCAAGACGGACGTGGATCAGGCCTACGCGGTCGGCAAAGCGGCCGTGGAGCTGGCGCTGAAGGGTCAGAACTCGGTGATGCCGACCATCGTGCGCAAGTCCGACAAGCCTTACCGCTGGACCATCGGCACGGCGCCGCTCAGCAAGGTCGCCAACGTGGAGAAGTTCATGCCGCGCGACTACATAACCCGCGACGGCTTCCATATCACGGACAAGTGCCGCACCTACCTCGCCCCTCTGATCAAAGGCGAGGACTACCCGCCCTACAAGGACGGCCTGCCGCAGTACGTGACGCTCAAGAACGTGGCGGTCCCCAAGAAGCTCGCCGGTGAGTTCAAACTACGATGA
- a CDS encoding adenylate kinase, translating to MRIVLLGAPGSGKGTQAKMLVQRFGVPQISTGDLLREAVAKQTPLGQQAKAAMEAGQLVSDDIVLGIIEERLAQSDARNGFILDGFPRNIPQAQALDTMLEKVGKPLQAALLIEVDVDALMQRLTGRRTCESCGQVYNIYTSPPKLDDRCDKCGGMLLHRADDNESTIRNRLRVYDAQTRPLVDYFKQQSKLRRVEGEGDIEQIFARIRGVLDALESGAPREAAAAPPAAPAPRRAQPKVTPRPAAPPATAEAAPAKAAAKEAAPAKKAATKQAAPKKAAPAKKAAVKQAAPAKKAATKKAAPKKAAPAKKAATKKAAVKKAAPAKKAATKKAAVKKAAPAKKAATKKAATKKAATKKAAAKKAAPAKKAATKKAAVKKAAPAKKAATKKAAVKKAAPTKKAATKKAAVKKAAPTKKAATKKAAVKKAAPAKKAATKKAAAKKAAPTKKAATKKAAVKKAAPTKKAATKKAATKKAAPTKKAATKKAPAKKAAAKKSPAKKSPAKKAAPTKKAAAKKAAPKKKVGPKKKR from the coding sequence ATGAGAATCGTACTGCTGGGGGCACCGGGTTCGGGCAAGGGTACACAGGCGAAGATGCTGGTGCAGCGATTCGGCGTGCCGCAGATCTCGACGGGCGACCTGTTGCGCGAAGCGGTCGCGAAACAGACCCCGCTCGGACAGCAGGCCAAGGCGGCCATGGAGGCCGGCCAATTGGTCTCGGACGACATCGTGCTCGGCATCATCGAGGAACGGCTCGCCCAGTCGGACGCCCGCAACGGATTCATTTTGGACGGGTTTCCGCGCAATATCCCGCAGGCCCAGGCACTGGACACCATGCTGGAGAAGGTCGGCAAGCCGCTGCAGGCGGCGCTGCTCATCGAGGTGGACGTCGATGCGCTGATGCAGCGTCTGACCGGGCGGCGCACCTGCGAATCCTGCGGTCAGGTGTACAACATTTATACGTCGCCGCCGAAGCTGGATGACCGCTGCGACAAGTGCGGCGGCATGCTGCTGCATCGGGCGGACGACAACGAGTCCACCATTCGCAACCGCCTGCGCGTGTACGACGCACAAACGCGCCCACTGGTCGATTACTTCAAGCAGCAATCCAAGCTGCGACGGGTGGAGGGCGAGGGCGACATCGAACAGATCTTCGCGCGGATTCGAGGCGTGCTCGACGCACTGGAATCGGGCGCGCCGCGCGAGGCGGCGGCCGCGCCACCCGCCGCACCGGCCCCGCGCCGTGCACAGCCCAAGGTGACGCCGCGTCCGGCCGCGCCGCCTGCCACGGCTGAAGCTGCTCCGGCCAAGGCAGCGGCCAAGGAGGCCGCGCCAGCCAAGAAGGCCGCCACCAAGCAGGCGGCGCCGAAGAAAGCCGCGCCGGCCAAGAAGGCGGCGGTGAAGCAGGCCGCGCCGGCCAAGAAGGCCGCCACCAAGAAGGCGGCGCCGAAGAAGGCCGCGCCGGCCAAGAAGGCCGCCACCAAGAAAGCGGCGGTGAAGAAGGCCGCGCCGGCCAAGAAGGCGGCCACCAAGAAGGCGGCGGTGAAGAAGGCCGCGCCAGCCAAGAAGGCGGCCACCAAGAAGGCGGCCACCAAGAAGGCGGCCACCAAGAAGGCGGCGGCGAAGAAGGCCGCGCCAGCCAAGAAGGCGGCCACCAAGAAGGCCGCGGTGAAGAAGGCCGCGCCGGCCAAGAAGGCCGCCACCAAGAAGGCCGCGGTGAAGAAGGCCGCCCCGACCAAGAAGGCCGCCACCAAGAAGGCGGCGGTGAAGAAGGCCGCCCCGACCAAGAAGGCGGCCACCAAGAAGGCGGCGGTGAAGAAGGCCGCGCCGGCCAAGAAGGCGGCCACCAAGAAGGCGGCGGCGAAGAAGGCCGCCCCGACCAAGAAGGCCGCCACCAAGAAGGCGGCGGTGAAGAAGGCCGCCCCGACCAAGAAGGCCGCCACCAAGAAGGCCGCGACGAAGAAGGCCGCCCCGACCAAGAAGGCCGCCACCAAGAAGGCGCCGGCCAAGAAGGCCGCTGCGAAGAAGTCGCCGGCTAAGAAGTCGCCGGCAAAGAAGGCCGCACCGACCAAGAAGGCCGCCGCCAAGAAGGCGGCCCCGAAGAAAAAAGTGGGCCCGAAGAAAAAGCGCTAG